The following are encoded together in the Thermosipho japonicus genome:
- a CDS encoding polyprenyl synthetase family protein, whose product MDFNEFKKSHQKKVEEYIEKVILENKVNPPKQIESLIKTLIEYCLRPGKRIRPLLFLLGATSYAKKELDYEKLYRIAAVIEIMHCFLLIHDDIMDRSTLRRGLPSLHVVFYEEFKEKNNNEKIGEDLALVFGDILFFIAIRQLSKLNLSSKFLEEFSNCYINTGYGQTLDVLYSLGKCKPDADKISLEIARLKTAYYTFFYPFYLGALLSNESIDKKKIEDAIIPAGIAFQIRDDIISTFDEKSGKSNVTDILEGKLTALIDFGEYDEEFFGVYSKQEKSSEEIQYILEQILKSGAIEKAKNAMNSLFEESISKIRKLDLNDASKDIVIDLISRLRSD is encoded by the coding sequence ATGGATTTTAATGAATTTAAAAAATCGCATCAAAAAAAAGTGGAAGAATACATTGAAAAAGTTATTTTGGAAAATAAAGTTAATCCACCAAAGCAAATAGAGTCGTTAATTAAGACGCTGATAGAGTATTGTTTAAGACCAGGCAAAAGAATACGCCCTCTTTTATTTTTATTAGGTGCAACTTCATATGCAAAAAAAGAATTAGATTATGAAAAATTGTATAGGATAGCTGCGGTAATAGAAATTATGCATTGTTTTCTTTTAATTCACGATGATATAATGGATCGGTCTACTTTAAGACGAGGACTTCCATCGTTGCATGTAGTATTTTATGAAGAATTTAAAGAAAAAAATAACAATGAAAAAATTGGTGAAGACTTGGCTTTGGTATTTGGTGACATACTATTTTTTATTGCTATCAGGCAGCTAAGTAAATTGAATTTATCATCAAAATTTTTAGAAGAATTTTCAAATTGCTATATAAACACAGGTTATGGTCAAACACTTGATGTTTTATACTCTCTAGGAAAATGTAAACCAGACGCAGATAAAATTTCTCTTGAGATTGCTAGATTGAAAACTGCATATTATACATTTTTTTATCCTTTTTATCTAGGAGCTTTACTTTCAAATGAGAGTATTGATAAGAAAAAGATTGAAGATGCAATTATTCCAGCAGGAATAGCCTTTCAAATTAGAGATGATATTATAAGTACATTTGATGAAAAATCTGGAAAATCTAATGTTACGGATATTTTGGAAGGTAAATTAACTGCATTAATTGATTTTGGTGAATATGATGAAGAATTCTTTGGAGTTTATTCAAAGCAAGAAAAATCTTCGGAAGAAATACAATATATTTTAGAACAAATTTTAAAAAGTGGGGCAATTGAAAAAGCTAAGAACGCTATGAATTCCTTGTTTGAAGAGTCGATTTCAAAAATAAGAAAGTTAGATTTGAATGATGCTTCTAAAGATATTGTAATAGATCTAATATCTAGATTAAGGAGTGATTAG
- a CDS encoding HEAT repeat domain-containing protein, which produces MEREELIKRIIEEKGEQAIDDLIKLLEDEDSQVKEIASETLFKLGEASKDPLYMEFKKRLYEGNRNDITLLYIIDLLADLGDERIKKELYNALSLFDFEEAELIIYEALSKLGDGEKVYKILRYFLLEDADRKKYGAQAAMALSYVEMPEVVKDLVQAIDSGDFSGEDLEIIKKALSNLVTKNSMYYEILKKLVGDKDEDYLGG; this is translated from the coding sequence ATGGAAAGAGAAGAACTTATAAAAAGGATAATAGAGGAAAAAGGAGAACAAGCAATAGACGATTTAATAAAGCTTTTGGAGGATGAAGATTCTCAGGTTAAAGAAATTGCGTCAGAAACTTTATTTAAATTAGGAGAAGCTTCAAAAGATCCTTTATATATGGAATTTAAAAAGAGGCTCTATGAGGGTAATAGAAATGATATAACACTTCTTTACATTATAGATTTACTTGCTGATCTTGGAGATGAAAGGATAAAAAAGGAGCTCTATAATGCATTATCACTTTTTGATTTTGAAGAGGCAGAATTAATAATTTATGAAGCGCTTTCAAAACTTGGAGATGGTGAAAAAGTTTATAAAATATTGAGATATTTTCTCCTGGAGGATGCTGATAGAAAAAAATATGGCGCGCAGGCTGCAATGGCACTTTCTTATGTAGAAATGCCTGAAGTTGTTAAAGATTTGGTTCAAGCAATAGATAGCGGTGATTTTTCTGGTGAAGATCTAGAGATAATAAAAAAGGCCCTTTCAAATCTGGTGACAAAAAACTCTATGTACTATGAAATACTTAAAAAGTTAGTCGGAGATAAAGATGAAGATTACTTGGGAGGATAA